In the Candidatus Electrothrix sp. GW3-4 genome, one interval contains:
- the galU gene encoding UTP--glucose-1-phosphate uridylyltransferase GalU: protein MKKIRKAVIPVAGLGTRFLPATKAIPKEMLTIVDRPTIQYIVEEVVASGIEEVILITSEGKSAIENHFDYNYELDTILKEKKKDALRKELAQTSSLIDVVSVRQKEPLGLGHAIWMARKVVGEEPFLVLLGDDLVRSQTPCCRQMIDLYEQVNESIVAIQHVPMDQTYQYGIVEGEKTHLDRTYKVERMVEKPAPGTSNSDMAIIGRYLLMPEVFAALGKTNPGHGGEIQLTDALQSLTAQRGMYAYEFEGKRYDAGDKLGYLKAIIDIAMDHPTLGEPLRDHITSVCTCDKHG, encoded by the coding sequence ATGAAGAAAATTCGCAAAGCTGTTATTCCTGTAGCCGGACTCGGCACCAGATTTCTACCGGCAACCAAGGCAATCCCCAAAGAGATGCTCACCATAGTGGATCGCCCAACGATTCAGTACATTGTCGAAGAAGTGGTGGCCTCTGGAATAGAAGAGGTGATCCTGATTACCTCGGAAGGAAAATCGGCCATTGAAAATCATTTTGACTATAATTATGAGCTAGATACCATCCTGAAGGAGAAAAAAAAAGATGCCTTACGAAAAGAGCTGGCCCAGACCTCTTCTCTCATTGATGTTGTTTCAGTTCGCCAGAAAGAACCACTTGGTTTAGGACATGCCATCTGGATGGCTCGTAAGGTAGTGGGAGAAGAACCCTTTCTGGTCCTGCTGGGTGATGACCTTGTGCGCAGCCAAACCCCGTGTTGCCGGCAAATGATTGACCTCTATGAGCAGGTCAACGAGTCTATTGTGGCTATCCAACACGTCCCCATGGATCAGACCTATCAGTACGGTATTGTTGAGGGAGAAAAGACCCATCTTGACCGCACTTACAAGGTAGAGCGGATGGTGGAAAAGCCAGCGCCAGGAACCTCCAACTCTGATATGGCCATTATCGGACGCTATCTCCTGATGCCGGAGGTCTTTGCAGCCCTGGGGAAAACCAACCCTGGCCATGGCGGGGAGATCCAGCTGACCGATGCTCTCCAGTCCCTTACTGCTCAACGCGGCATGTATGCCTATGAGTTTGAGGGAAAACGCTATGATGCTGGAGACAAGTTGGGTTATCTCAAGGCGATTATCGATATTGCCATGGATCACCCCACCCTTGGTGAACCCCTGCGGGACCATATCACCTCTGTCTGTACCTGCGATAAGCACGGCTGA
- the priA gene encoding primosomal protein N', translating into MTLYEVAVAAPVFGSLTYAQPADLTISLPVGVRVLVPLRNRFITGYILAALPSPPDLPYQIKPIFERLDPAPLFPEQLIPFFRWLADYYHYPLGEVIQTALPSGLRAGSGHEIILTELGHQQLPSALTSLKNRVAWMDRLLAQGRLLPGTVKTIRTKPALQTLLRTWQAEGWININEVIVAPKVKEKTETVVRLENELQEYLALPQNYQAAAEEGPGETLLPSSPLVEGLKKSERKTLDLFFQHCKGRPTLPRAELTRQYSGAGKALHRLAASGLISLAEQRVYRDPFGKVPPFFPKPKSLTPEQDQAIGTLKEALDTNGFQPFLLHGVTGCGKTEVYLQATEYCLNKGKSVLVLVPEIALSSQLEGHFYSRFGDTLAILHSGISRGERFDQWQRILQEKVRIVIGARSAVFAPLAEPGLIIVDEEHEAAYKQDDGLRYNGRDMAVLRAKFADCPVLLASATPSVTSFYHAEQGKYRLLSMTKRVLDQVMPKVSIIDLREKKRAQKNAFFSNQLLTAVQENLANQQQSLLFVNRRGYAAFMLCRDCGYILQCRHCKVSLTHHQGANRLLCHYCGYSTAPNLVCPDCGSSSVIGLGVGSERIEQEVRQLFPSAGVARLDSDTTRDRKAYLRILDQVRNHEVDILVGTQMVAKGLHFPAMTLVGIVWADSGLGIPDYKAAERSYQLLAQVTGRAGRGQYPGRVIIQTHQPQHYVIEFAQSHAYTKLYRQELALRQALTYPPFGRLVNIRFSGKQEEEVKKTAHATAAFFRSVIAAHTTTYNQVEILGPAPAPLSLIRQHFRWQLLLKSSIPKFLHQLCDLLLKEKRISYGKGVRIAIDVDPENML; encoded by the coding sequence ATGACCCTCTATGAAGTTGCTGTCGCCGCCCCTGTTTTCGGGAGTCTGACCTATGCGCAACCGGCTGACCTCACGATCTCCTTGCCGGTCGGCGTTCGGGTACTGGTCCCCCTGCGCAACCGCTTTATCACCGGCTATATCCTGGCGGCTCTGCCTTCCCCTCCAGACCTCCCTTATCAGATCAAACCCATCTTTGAACGACTTGACCCGGCACCTCTTTTCCCAGAACAGCTTATCCCCTTTTTCCGTTGGCTTGCTGACTATTACCATTATCCATTGGGAGAGGTCATTCAGACCGCCCTCCCCTCCGGCCTCCGGGCCGGTTCCGGGCACGAGATCATCCTGACCGAGCTGGGGCACCAACAACTCCCCTCCGCACTGACTTCCCTAAAAAACAGGGTCGCCTGGATGGACCGCTTACTGGCCCAGGGAAGGCTCTTACCAGGAACGGTAAAGACCATCCGAACCAAGCCCGCTCTACAGACCCTGTTGCGCACATGGCAAGCAGAGGGATGGATCAACATCAATGAAGTAATCGTCGCTCCCAAGGTCAAGGAAAAAACCGAAACCGTGGTTCGACTGGAGAATGAACTTCAGGAGTACCTCGCCCTGCCCCAGAATTACCAGGCAGCCGCTGAAGAAGGGCCTGGAGAAACGCTCCTTCCATCCTCCCCCTTAGTTGAGGGACTAAAAAAATCTGAACGCAAGACCCTGGATCTCTTCTTCCAGCATTGCAAGGGGCGCCCAACCCTGCCTCGCGCCGAGCTGACCCGACAATATTCCGGGGCAGGCAAGGCCCTTCACCGTCTTGCAGCAAGCGGCCTGATCAGCCTTGCAGAGCAACGGGTCTACCGGGACCCCTTTGGCAAGGTGCCCCCTTTCTTCCCAAAGCCGAAATCTCTGACCCCGGAGCAAGACCAGGCCATTGGCACGCTCAAGGAAGCACTTGATACGAATGGATTCCAACCCTTCCTACTGCATGGCGTAACCGGATGCGGAAAGACCGAGGTCTATCTCCAGGCAACAGAATACTGCCTCAACAAGGGAAAATCTGTACTGGTCTTGGTGCCAGAGATAGCCCTGTCATCCCAACTGGAGGGACATTTTTATTCTCGTTTCGGGGACACCCTGGCCATCCTCCACAGCGGTATCTCACGCGGAGAACGCTTTGACCAATGGCAGCGGATTCTTCAAGAAAAAGTACGTATTGTTATCGGGGCCCGTTCAGCGGTCTTTGCTCCACTTGCCGAGCCCGGCTTGATCATCGTTGATGAGGAACATGAAGCAGCCTATAAGCAAGACGATGGCCTTCGCTATAACGGGCGTGACATGGCCGTGTTACGGGCAAAGTTTGCCGATTGCCCGGTCCTCCTTGCCTCGGCAACCCCCTCTGTGACCAGTTTTTATCATGCTGAACAGGGAAAGTATCGTCTTCTCAGCATGACAAAACGGGTCCTTGATCAGGTTATGCCTAAAGTGAGCATTATCGATCTCCGCGAAAAAAAACGGGCGCAGAAGAACGCCTTTTTTTCCAATCAACTCCTCACTGCCGTACAGGAAAATCTGGCGAACCAGCAGCAGAGCCTGCTTTTTGTCAATCGCCGTGGTTATGCTGCTTTCATGCTCTGTCGGGACTGTGGTTACATCCTCCAGTGTCGCCACTGTAAGGTCTCTCTCACCCATCACCAAGGCGCGAACCGTTTACTCTGTCATTACTGCGGCTATTCAACAGCACCGAATCTTGTCTGCCCAGATTGCGGCTCCAGCTCAGTTATTGGCCTGGGGGTGGGTTCGGAACGAATTGAACAAGAGGTGCGCCAACTCTTTCCCAGCGCTGGTGTTGCCCGGCTGGATAGCGACACAACAAGGGATCGCAAGGCCTATCTGCGCATTTTAGACCAGGTACGCAACCATGAGGTGGATATTCTGGTTGGTACACAGATGGTGGCCAAGGGACTCCATTTCCCAGCAATGACCTTGGTGGGTATCGTCTGGGCAGACAGCGGACTCGGAATTCCCGATTATAAGGCGGCGGAACGTTCCTATCAGCTCCTCGCCCAGGTCACGGGAAGGGCGGGACGAGGCCAATACCCAGGCCGGGTCATTATCCAGACCCATCAGCCACAGCATTATGTCATCGAATTCGCTCAATCCCATGCATATACAAAATTATATCGTCAGGAGCTGGCGCTTCGACAAGCCCTTACCTATCCGCCTTTTGGTCGACTGGTGAATATCCGTTTTAGTGGGAAACAGGAAGAAGAGGTAAAAAAAACAGCACATGCGACTGCGGCCTTTTTTCGATCAGTGATCGCTGCGCATACAACAACATATAACCAGGTAGAAATCCTGGGGCCAGCCCCTGCGCCCTTATCCTTGATACGACAACACTTTCGCTGGCAATTATTGCTCAAAAGCAGCATACCTAAATTTCTCCATCAGCTTTGCGACTTGCTTTTGAAAGAAAAAAGAATAAGTTACGGGAAGGGGGTCAGGATAGCAATTGATGTGGACCCAGAAAATATGCTGTAA
- a CDS encoding DNA topoisomerase IV subunit B, with product MSEHQYDESKIKTLSSLEHIRKRPGMYIGRLGNGSDPDDGIYILLKEVIDNAVDEYIMGHGKQVDISIEENGRCRVRDYGRGIPLGKVVECVSVINTGAKYNTDVFQFSVGLNGVGTKAVNALSSQFTVCAFREGKFKKAIFEQGTLVSEEEGEADEKNGTLIEFLPDAESFPKYSFDMDYVDQRLWRYAYLNAGLTLYLDTPPPEEDGETSKPAKKKYHSAKGLLDLLQKELGDKGIYPPIQSSETALEFAFTHTDDYSETYYSFVNGTYTSEGGTHLSAFREGILKGVNEFSDKKYTGKDVRDGIVGTLAVKVQEPVFESQTKNKLGNTDVKGWIVNAIREAVATYLYKYPENTELFMDKVQRNERIRKELQSVRKEAKAKAKKVAFKIPQLKDCKHHPSRQNSSKKGQENMIFITEGQSAAGSIVSSRDPMTQAVFSLKGKPMNVFGQRLDILYKNDEMYSLMRSLNVEDSIADLRFDKIILATDADVDGLHIRNLLLTFFLHYFEALIKLGHVYILETPLFRARNKKKTIYCYSDQEKEEAINALKGRGNAASVEVTRFKGLGEISPPEFKQFIGPDMRIQPVRLDSLSEVGQVLSFYMGKNTPDRRQYIMEHLVLRPA from the coding sequence GTGTCAGAACATCAATACGACGAATCGAAGATCAAAACCCTCAGCTCCCTGGAGCATATTCGTAAACGCCCCGGCATGTACATTGGTCGGCTCGGTAATGGGTCCGACCCTGATGACGGTATCTACATCCTCCTCAAAGAGGTGATAGATAATGCTGTGGATGAATATATTATGGGCCACGGCAAACAAGTGGATATTTCTATCGAAGAAAATGGCCGCTGTCGCGTTCGAGATTACGGACGCGGCATTCCCTTGGGCAAGGTTGTAGAGTGTGTTTCTGTTATCAATACCGGGGCCAAATACAACACTGATGTCTTTCAATTTTCCGTAGGACTCAACGGAGTAGGAACTAAGGCTGTGAATGCCCTTTCCTCGCAATTCACCGTCTGTGCCTTTCGGGAAGGAAAATTCAAAAAAGCCATCTTTGAGCAAGGCACGCTCGTAAGTGAGGAAGAGGGAGAGGCTGATGAAAAAAACGGTACGCTGATAGAATTTCTCCCTGATGCCGAGTCCTTCCCCAAATACTCTTTTGACATGGATTATGTCGATCAGCGTTTATGGCGTTATGCCTACCTCAATGCGGGCTTAACGCTCTATCTTGACACACCACCCCCAGAGGAAGACGGAGAAACCAGCAAGCCCGCAAAGAAAAAATATCATTCTGCCAAGGGGCTCCTTGATCTGCTGCAAAAGGAACTGGGTGATAAGGGAATCTATCCCCCTATACAATCTTCAGAGACCGCTCTCGAATTCGCCTTCACCCACACCGATGATTATAGCGAGACCTATTATTCCTTTGTCAACGGAACCTATACCTCAGAAGGAGGCACCCATCTCTCGGCCTTTCGCGAAGGAATCCTGAAAGGAGTCAATGAGTTTTCAGACAAAAAATACACGGGAAAAGATGTACGAGACGGGATTGTCGGTACTCTTGCCGTTAAAGTACAAGAACCAGTTTTTGAATCGCAGACCAAGAATAAACTGGGAAATACCGATGTAAAAGGATGGATTGTCAATGCCATTCGCGAAGCAGTTGCGACCTATCTCTATAAATATCCAGAGAACACAGAACTCTTCATGGATAAGGTCCAACGCAACGAACGCATCCGCAAGGAGTTACAATCTGTGCGTAAGGAGGCAAAGGCAAAGGCAAAAAAGGTTGCCTTCAAGATTCCACAGCTCAAGGATTGCAAACACCACCCTTCCCGGCAAAATTCCTCAAAAAAAGGGCAAGAAAATATGATCTTTATCACTGAGGGGCAGTCCGCTGCTGGCTCTATTGTCTCCTCACGTGATCCTATGACCCAGGCCGTCTTTTCCCTTAAGGGAAAACCCATGAACGTCTTTGGCCAACGACTTGACATCCTCTATAAAAACGACGAGATGTATTCTCTCATGCGGAGCCTAAATGTCGAGGATTCCATCGCCGACCTGCGTTTTGACAAGATCATTCTGGCAACCGATGCGGACGTGGATGGGCTGCATATCCGCAACCTGCTTCTCACCTTTTTTCTTCATTATTTTGAGGCATTGATCAAACTCGGTCATGTCTACATCCTGGAGACGCCTCTTTTTCGCGCTAGAAACAAAAAGAAGACCATCTACTGCTATTCTGATCAGGAGAAAGAGGAGGCGATCAACGCCTTGAAGGGACGGGGCAACGCAGCTTCAGTAGAAGTTACCCGTTTCAAAGGACTCGGGGAGATTTCACCACCGGAGTTCAAGCAGTTCATCGGCCCGGATATGCGAATTCAGCCTGTCCGGCTGGATAGCTTATCTGAAGTCGGTCAGGTGCTCAGTTTTTACATGGGAAAAAACACGCCTGACCGTCGTCAGTATATTATGGAACATCTGGTCTTGCGACCAGCATGA
- a CDS encoding PilZ domain-containing protein, with translation MMKNINNRRFSRVGILWAVHLKFHVNEYKSFVNNVSLSGILIEGDFDQAIGDLCIIDLKQSALYEKNVIRAIGSVSRVTEEGIALEFLAMKLESFSFLQTALLCKAIHPAEVSREFLVNDFLKLDGEMIYFFPHRLNLKELKNWADIL, from the coding sequence ATGATGAAAAATATAAACAATCGTCGATTTTCACGAGTGGGCATCCTGTGGGCCGTGCATCTTAAGTTCCACGTAAACGAATATAAAAGTTTTGTGAATAATGTAAGCCTCAGTGGAATATTGATTGAGGGGGATTTTGACCAAGCTATTGGCGACCTCTGTATAATTGATTTGAAACAGTCTGCATTGTATGAAAAAAATGTGATTCGTGCGATTGGTTCGGTTTCCCGGGTGACTGAAGAAGGAATCGCGCTTGAGTTCCTTGCTATGAAACTTGAGAGTTTCTCTTTTCTGCAGACCGCATTGTTATGTAAGGCTATTCATCCCGCCGAGGTGAGCAGGGAGTTTCTAGTGAATGATTTTTTAAAGCTTGACGGTGAGATGATATATTTTTTCCCTCATCGGTTAAACCTTAAGGAATTGAAAAATTGGGCTGATATTCTTTAG
- a CDS encoding LysM peptidoglycan-binding domain-containing protein, translating into MDRTLLQGDEEQSVVSRGKEDRFLASTAEHDGFFNEFFDIEDANRAGQSDSGSDGKTLLPSSLEENEQPSAAESGQDDDLFDRVEDKQGASPSLADLGDGLEECQQTESRGEDVPVSLTEEQEKLLQSSLLTAFHHKKEQKDIHRPDTPKEGEGGEKEYASSLDEGQSLVPTGNSLVVSQTSLQDDDAFLLQEEGEDLEETDDNGVPSDLPAFMFTEEQDALLQSSLATAFSRKDEDGHVDKPEEQEESAGGDKLIEAPVGEGLASFTSAHAVPADLFLNDEEHGAHSDLKKNGSFSSSPTAENDVKKQTDSSEGADSQREEGVKTAVSPDVEAVGGREEKNFSLEPPGQLQDWEDAALLSEDWSLPEEAGTFSELKEFVRQFSGTEQETLSPALAPADFVKQVQFPPLLSPDPRKIKKKLDKIKKRERDILFQDAAHEVETEPLPPPQAQESRRFRLWMLFLLLVLFAGFFLWLFVFRNQEVFRGKNIKSDPPRLENNQQAAPEVLDGAFEKREGDGRIEKDIPEKVPEQLVAHPSAFPESESVLADQKGVGQEGQGTPSGHPGQAIFEQSTAAIPVEDFFEKRELAPKTVVGKDVSENAVTQEEGMEGQELGETEEGLARDVREENDKEKAVSQQHVVDDLSHKTAVIREKEPVEDSGVAPLAARTDREDLGGKHARESGTSVLRRDREARLSNEPETGPAKSEGKRGEQRQAVPVVDLSQDISSDIVRKGQGDVVKEVAKTGSLAQPIEQGGDLEEGRATKQGIPAVAGSGDGVPAVEAGKATGKTPGEAISFTEPVHVEQKKRPPMSPLYGTSDQTYHTVSKGDTLWKISEQYTGSGFNYPDVAKKNKIANPDLIYPHQQVKLPAKK; encoded by the coding sequence GTGGATAGAACGCTTCTGCAAGGTGATGAGGAACAGTCTGTTGTTTCACGGGGTAAAGAGGACCGATTTCTCGCGAGTACGGCTGAACACGACGGTTTCTTTAACGAATTTTTTGATATTGAAGACGCGAACCGAGCAGGTCAAAGCGACAGTGGTTCAGATGGAAAAACTCTTCTGCCGAGTTCTCTTGAGGAGAACGAGCAGCCGTCTGCTGCCGAATCGGGCCAAGACGATGATTTGTTTGATCGTGTAGAAGATAAGCAAGGGGCGTCCCCCTCCCTTGCTGACCTCGGGGATGGCCTTGAGGAGTGTCAGCAAACAGAGTCCAGGGGGGAGGATGTACCTGTCTCGCTGACTGAAGAACAGGAAAAACTGTTGCAATCCTCCTTGCTCACAGCGTTTCATCACAAGAAGGAGCAAAAAGATATCCATCGCCCTGATACGCCGAAAGAAGGGGAAGGAGGTGAAAAGGAGTATGCATCCTCTCTGGATGAAGGCCAGTCTCTTGTTCCGACTGGAAACTCCTTGGTAGTGTCCCAGACTTCGTTACAGGATGATGATGCTTTTTTGCTTCAGGAAGAAGGTGAGGACCTCGAGGAAACAGATGACAATGGCGTCCCATCAGATCTTCCTGCTTTCATGTTCACTGAGGAACAGGATGCCCTGCTGCAATCTTCCTTGGCCACTGCATTTTCTCGGAAGGATGAAGATGGTCATGTTGATAAGCCGGAAGAGCAGGAAGAAAGCGCTGGTGGTGATAAGTTGATAGAGGCGCCAGTAGGAGAGGGGCTGGCATCTTTTACGTCAGCTCATGCGGTGCCTGCTGACCTTTTCCTGAATGATGAAGAGCACGGGGCTCATTCGGATCTTAAAAAAAATGGCAGCTTTTCTTCTTCACCAACAGCCGAAAATGATGTCAAAAAACAGACTGATTCCAGCGAAGGGGCTGATAGCCAAAGGGAAGAAGGAGTAAAAACAGCGGTGAGCCCGGATGTTGAGGCTGTCGGAGGGAGGGAGGAGAAAAATTTCTCTCTGGAGCCTCCTGGCCAGTTGCAGGATTGGGAAGACGCCGCTTTATTATCCGAGGATTGGAGCCTTCCTGAAGAGGCAGGTACCTTTTCTGAGCTCAAAGAGTTTGTTCGGCAATTTTCTGGAACAGAACAGGAGACCTTATCCCCGGCTTTGGCGCCTGCTGATTTTGTTAAGCAGGTTCAATTCCCCCCTCTCTTATCCCCAGATCCGAGGAAGATTAAAAAGAAACTTGATAAAATAAAGAAGAGAGAGCGGGATATTCTTTTTCAGGATGCAGCACATGAGGTAGAAACGGAACCGCTTCCCCCACCGCAAGCTCAGGAGAGCAGGCGTTTCAGGCTGTGGATGCTCTTCTTATTGCTGGTCCTCTTTGCAGGGTTTTTTCTTTGGCTTTTTGTCTTTCGAAATCAAGAAGTTTTCCGTGGAAAAAATATCAAATCCGATCCTCCTCGGTTAGAAAATAATCAGCAAGCCGCTCCTGAGGTTCTGGATGGAGCCTTTGAGAAGAGGGAAGGGGATGGACGAATAGAAAAGGATATCCCGGAGAAGGTGCCTGAACAGCTGGTTGCGCATCCGTCTGCCTTTCCAGAATCTGAATCGGTATTGGCAGACCAGAAAGGGGTTGGGCAAGAGGGGCAAGGGACTCCGTCTGGTCACCCTGGTCAAGCAATTTTTGAGCAGTCAACAGCGGCGATTCCTGTGGAGGATTTTTTTGAAAAGAGAGAACTTGCTCCAAAGACTGTTGTAGGAAAGGATGTTTCAGAAAATGCTGTGACGCAAGAGGAGGGAATGGAAGGCCAGGAATTGGGAGAGACGGAAGAGGGTCTTGCCAGGGATGTTCGTGAGGAAAACGACAAGGAGAAGGCAGTTTCCCAACAGCATGTAGTTGACGACCTTTCTCACAAGACTGCCGTGATAAGGGAGAAGGAGCCTGTTGAGGATTCGGGAGTTGCTCCCCTTGCTGCAAGAACAGATAGGGAAGACCTGGGGGGGAAGCATGCTCGGGAGAGTGGTACGTCAGTATTAAGGAGGGACAGGGAGGCAAGACTCTCCAATGAACCTGAGACAGGCCCGGCCAAGAGTGAAGGAAAGAGAGGGGAGCAGAGGCAGGCTGTCCCGGTTGTGGATCTTTCCCAGGATATTTCTTCGGATATCGTTAGGAAAGGGCAGGGGGATGTCGTTAAGGAGGTCGCCAAGACAGGAAGTTTGGCTCAGCCGATAGAGCAAGGTGGAGATCTTGAAGAGGGCCGCGCCACGAAACAAGGGATTCCTGCTGTGGCAGGGTCAGGTGATGGAGTCCCTGCTGTAGAAGCTGGCAAGGCAACAGGTAAGACACCAGGTGAGGCGATCTCTTTTACAGAGCCCGTGCATGTTGAGCAGAAAAAAAGACCACCGATGTCTCCTCTGTATGGCACGTCAGATCAGACTTATCATACCGTGAGTAAAGGAGATACGCTCTGGAAGATTTCTGAGCAATATACTGGCAGCGGTTTTAATTATCCTGATGTTGCCAAGAAAAATAAGATTGCCAATCCTGACCTTATTTATCCTCATCAACAGGTGAAATTACCTGCGAAGAAATAA